The sequence below is a genomic window from candidate division WOR-3 bacterium.
TTAAGAAGAGAAGGGAATATTGAAGAAGCCATAAAAGTTGCAGAGGAAGGTGTAAAAAAACATCCTGAATACGCTACTGGATTTTTAGTTTTAGGTAGGTGTTACAGTAAAAAGGGGGAAGTAGAAAAAGCAGTAGAAAATCTTGAAAAAGCTATAAGCCTTGACAAGCAAAGTATAATTGCTCTACAAGAATTAAGTAAACTTTATATAAAAACTGGGGAAAAGGAAAAGGCAAGAGAAACTCTTAAGAAGCAACTTGAGCTTGACCCTTTAGATAGAGATGCAAAAAGATTATTAAGGGAAATAGAAGAGGAAGAAAAAGAGGAAGATAGTGTGGGAACTCTTTCTTCTTTCTTTGAAGAAGAACTGGAAGAAGAAAAGATTTCTGGGGAAGAGAAAGAAGAAACTGAGGTTGAAGAAAGCTCTCCTGATATTGAAAAAGAGCTCGAGGAGATTTCTGAAGATTTAGAGTTTGAAAGTGTATCAAAAGAAGAATTTGAACTTGAGGGGAAAAGTGAGTTAGAAGAAGAAATTTCTGAAGAGGAAACGGAAGAAGAGGAAGAAGGAATTCCTAAAGAAGAAGTAGAAGAGGAATCTTTAGAAGAAGAGGAGGAATGGGAAGAGGAAGAAGAGGTTGATGAAAAAAGAACTTCCGAGGAGGAAGAGTTAGAGGAGATAGAGGAAGAGGAGGAGGAGGAAGAAGAAGAAGAAGAAGAAGAAGAAGAAGAAAAAGAAGAAGAGCCGAAAGAGGAGATGGATATTGGAGAAATTTTCGGTAAGAGTAGAGAGAAAGAGACTGAAGCGGTTGAAGAAGAATTTTTTGAATTGGAAGAGGAAGCCCCTGAGGAAGTAGAGTTAAAGGAGATAGAAGAAGGACCTCTTGGCAAAGTTGAAGAGGAGCTAAGCGAAGAGAAAGAAAAAAGACTTAGGGAACTCGCTAAGATATATGAAAAACATGGGTTTAGAGAAAAGGCAATAAATATATACGAGAAGCTTTATCAAGCCACTAAAAATGAAGAGTTTAAAGAAAGAATAGAAAGAATAAAGAGTTCTAAGGCAGAGGGGATTTTACATTTAGAAACTGAGGAAGAAGAGAGAGGAGAAGAAAGCCTTTTTGAGGAGTTGGAGAGTGAAGCTCCGTTAGATTTAGAAGAAGAAAAGTTAGAGAAAGAAGAGAAAAGAGGCGAGGAAGAAATAGACGAAAGTTTTCGTGAATGGATTGAAGGTTTAAACGGAACATCAAGTGAATGAAAGGATAGAAAAGCTACAAGCCCAATTTGAAGAAGAACATATTGATAGTTTCCTTGTAACCTCAAAAGAAAATATTTTTTATTTGACTGGATTCAGAGGAGATGCTGGAATACTATTTATTACTCCAAGAAAAGTATTGTTAATCACTGATTACCGTTTTCAAGGGGAGGTCGTTAATAATTTAGGTGAAGTAGAAGTTTGTTTAACTAGGAAGGGTTATATAGAAGAATTAGCAAAACACCGAATTGTGAGGAGAAAAAAGAGAGTAGGTTTTGAATCCAAAAACATTAGTTATAGTCTTTATTGGGAAATGAGAGAAAAATTAAATTGGTTAAAATTTAAGGGGTTTGATTCTTTTGTTGAAAATTTAAGGATGATAAAAGATAAAGAAGAGATAAAAAAAATAAAAAAGGCTTCAGATATATTAGATAAAGCTTTTGTTGAAACACTTAATTATATAAAAGAAGGTTTAAGCGAAAAAGAAATAGCGATTGAACTTGAATATAGAGTAAGAAAGTATGGGGGTGAAAAAATCTCATTTGAAACAATAGTAGCATCTGGATACCGTTCTTCAATTCCACATGGGGTGGCTACTGATAAAAAGATAAAAAAAGGAGATTTTATAACGATTGACTTTGGAACCGCATATGAGGGATATAACGCGGATATGACAAGAACGACTTTTCTTGGAGAACCAAAAGAGAAAGATAAAGAGATTTATGAAACAGTATATAAAGCTCAGGAATTGGCAATTCAATCGATAAAAGAGAATATAAGAGCTAAAGATTTAGATAAGATTGTGAGAGATTTCCTTTCTAAGAATGGTTTTGGAGAATATTTCTTGCATTCTTTAGGACATGGGGTAGGTCTTGAGGTTCATGAACCACCTTATATTTCTAAAAAAGGTAATTATTCCCTAAAAGAAGGAATGGTCTTTACAATAGAACCTGGAATTTATTTGCCTCAATATCAGGGAGTAAGAATAGAAGATACAATTGCTCTTAAGGATAGTAAACCTATATACTTGACAGAAACTAAAAGAGAATTAATTATTTTATAATGCCTACTATAACTGATATAACTAAAGGATTAATAATTAAATTTGAGAA
It includes:
- a CDS encoding tetratricopeptide repeat protein — its product is MDNDLKRIKERLERDPNSLLFAQYADLLRREGNIEEAIKVAEEGVKKHPEYATGFLVLGRCYSKKGEVEKAVENLEKAISLDKQSIIALQELSKLYIKTGEKEKARETLKKQLELDPLDRDAKRLLREIEEEEKEEDSVGTLSSFFEEELEEEKISGEEKEETEVEESSPDIEKELEEISEDLEFESVSKEEFELEGKSELEEEISEEETEEEEEGIPKEEVEEESLEEEEEWEEEEEVDEKRTSEEEELEEIEEEEEEEEEEEEEEEEEKEEEPKEEMDIGEIFGKSREKETEAVEEEFFELEEEAPEEVELKEIEEGPLGKVEEELSEEKEKRLRELAKIYEKHGFREKAINIYEKLYQATKNEEFKERIERIKSSKAEGILHLETEEEERGEESLFEELESEAPLDLEEEKLEKEEKRGEEEIDESFREWIEGLNGTSSE
- a CDS encoding aminopeptidase P family protein, translated to MNERIEKLQAQFEEEHIDSFLVTSKENIFYLTGFRGDAGILFITPRKVLLITDYRFQGEVVNNLGEVEVCLTRKGYIEELAKHRIVRRKKRVGFESKNISYSLYWEMREKLNWLKFKGFDSFVENLRMIKDKEEIKKIKKASDILDKAFVETLNYIKEGLSEKEIAIELEYRVRKYGGEKISFETIVASGYRSSIPHGVATDKKIKKGDFITIDFGTAYEGYNADMTRTTFLGEPKEKDKEIYETVYKAQELAIQSIKENIRAKDLDKIVRDFLSKNGFGEYFLHSLGHGVGLEVHEPPYISKKGNYSLKEGMVFTIEPGIYLPQYQGVRIEDTIALKDSKPIYLTETKRELIIL